A part of Miscanthus floridulus cultivar M001 chromosome 6, ASM1932011v1, whole genome shotgun sequence genomic DNA contains:
- the LOC136459045 gene encoding dof zinc finger protein 5-like, producing MLSRVEMAPAAGGFKLFGKVITQLCAAESAPPAQEAASAAASRSTAAFARERDDPDERDQPMVKREAAASDHDFVADKQQHSDDSKGQQQQQHPRPRHHQQQQHQDTAEARAAAAASSAPPLPCPRCRSRNTKFCYFNNYNVNQPRHFCKDCHRYWTAGGALRNVPVGAGRRKNRPLGPAGAVPVPVPVPVPVPAHHHLHPAQAAAGFVLGFPGQHPSSPTSPSPAVYGERWPVCPDRRF from the coding sequence ATGTTGTCCCGCGTCGAGATGGCCCCCGCGGCCGGCGGGTTCAAGCTCTTCGGCAAGGTCATCACGCAGCTGTGCGCCGCCGAGAGCGCCCCGCCGGCGCAGGAGGCTGCTTCCGCGGCGGCGTCGAGGAGCACGGCCGCCTTCGCGCGGGAGAGGGACGATCCGGACGAGCGGGACCAGCCGATGGTGAAGCGGGAGGCGGCGGCGTCGGACCACGACTTCGTTGCGGACAAGCAGCAGCACTCCGACGACAGCAaaggccagcagcagcagcagcacccgcGCCCGCGGcatcatcagcagcagcagcatcaggaCACCGCGGAGGcgcgcgccgcggcggccgcgtcgtcggcgccgccgctgccgtgccCGCGGTGCCGGAGCCGCAACACCAAGTTCTGCTACTTCAACAACTACAACGTCAACCAGCCGCGCCACTTCTGCAAGGACTGCCACCGCTACTGGACCGCGGGCGGCGCGCTCCGCAACGTCCCCGTCGGCGCCGGCCGCCGCAAGAACCGGCCCCTCGGCCCCGCCGGCGCCGTCCCCgttcccgtccccgtccccgtgcccgtgccggccCACCACCACCTGCACCCCGCTCAAGCGGCGGCGGGCTTCGTCCTCGGCTTCCCCGGCCAGCACCCTTCCTCCCCGACGTCGCCGTCACCGGCCGTCTACGGCGAGCGGTGGCCGGTCTGCCCCGACCGCCGGTTCTGA